From the Quercus lobata isolate SW786 chromosome 6, ValleyOak3.0 Primary Assembly, whole genome shotgun sequence genome, one window contains:
- the LOC115950285 gene encoding soyasapogenol B glucuronide galactosyltransferase-like, with product MNSRADQLKVFFLPFLVSGHMIPMVDLARLFAMHGVNVTIITTPANALLFQKAIDRDANSGLQIKTHILEFPSAQVGLPEGIENFNTITSHGMSHKLYHALSLLQKPIEQLFQEMTPDCIITDMFYPWTVDSAAKLGIPRLVFHTAGYFSQCAASSIKQYAPHLSVNSNADTFLLPDLPDTIEMTTLQLPRWVRTQDGYAQLMDRIRESERQSYGAVVNSFHELESAYEEHYASITGIKAWSVGPVSLCVNRDAADKVERGNKVAPKENEWLNWLNSKECSSVLYVSFGSLNKFSTAQLIELAHGLDASSHQFIWVVRQKDKDQDEGWLEDFEKHIKESNRGLIIRDWAPQLLILEHQAIGGLVTHCGWNSILEGVTAGLPMITWPLYAEQFYNEKFVTQVIKIGVSVGVTEWRQWDEEAREVVKREEIEKAVIFLMGSGVQAAAMKNQARELGNAARRAIQSSGSSQSNLTSMIKELTSLKCGRS from the coding sequence ATGAACTCTCGAGCTGATCAGCTAAAagtttttttccttccattccTGGTCTCAGGCCACATGATTCCCATGGTAGACCTGGCCAGGCTATTTGCCATGCATGGTGTCAACGTTACTATTATTACCACCCCAGCCAACGCCCTCCTCTTCCAGAAAGCCATTGACCGTGATGCCAATTCCGGCCTCCAAATCAAAACTCATATCCTTGAATTCCCTTCTGCCCAAGTCGGCCTCCCTGAAGGAATCGAGAACTTCAACACGATCACTTCCCATGGCATGAGCCATAAACTCTATCACGCATTGTCATTGCTCCAAAAACCAATTGAGCAACTATTTCAGGAAATGACACCAGACTGCATTATCACTGACATGTTCTATCCATGGACTGTCGATTCTGCGGCTAAACTTGGGATCCCAAGGCTAGTATTTCACACTGCAGGCTACTTCTCACAATGTGCTGCAAGTAGCATCAAACAGTATGCACCTCATCTGAGTGTAAACTCTAATGCCGACACATTTTTACTACCTGATTTGCCAGACACAATAGAGATGACAACGTTGCAACTTCCACGCTGGGTTAGAACCCAAGACGGATATGCTCAATTGATGGATAGAATCAGAGAGTCTGAGAGACAAAGCTATGGAGCAGTGGTGAATAGTTTCCACGAGCTCGAGAGTGCTTATGAAGAGCATTATGCAAGTATAACGGGAATTAAGGCATGGAGTGTAGGACCCGTTTCTTTGTGTGTGAACAGAGATGCAGCAGACAAGGTTGAGAGGGGTAACAAAGTGGCTCCCAAAGAAAATGAATGGCTAAATTGGCTAAATTCCAAAGAATGCAGCTCCGTTCTTTATGTAAGTTTTGGAAGCCTGAACAAGTTCTCAACAGCTCAGCTTATTGAACTGGCTCATGGTCTTGATGCTTCTAGTCACCAATTCATCTGGGTAGTTAGGCAGAAGGACAAGGATCAAGATGAAGGGTGGCTTGAGGACTTTGAGAAGCATATTAAAGAAAGTAATAGGGGCTTGATAATACGGGACTGGGCACCACAACTACTGATTTTGGAACACCAAGCTATTGGCGGGTTAGTGACCCATTGTGGCTGGAATTCAATTCTCGAGGGTGTGACTGCTGGTCTGCCAATGATCACATGGCCCCTTTATGCAGAGCAATTTTACAACGAAAAATTTGTGACACAAGTAATAAAAATTGGAGTTTCCGTGGGTGTGACAGAATGGAGACAATGGGATGAAGAGGCCAGGGAAGTGGTTAAGAGGGAGGAGATCGAAAAGGCAGTAATCTTTTTGATGGGCAGCGGAGTTCAAGCTGCAGCGATGAAGAACCAAGCCAGGGAGCTCGGAAATGCAGCAAGGAGGGCCATACAAAGTAGTGGATCATCTCAGTCCAACTTAACGAGCATGATCAAGGAGCTAACATCATTAAAATGTGGTAGGAGCTGA
- the LOC115994425 gene encoding SUMO-conjugating enzyme SCE1 produces the protein MSGGIARGRLAEERKAWRKNHPHGFVAKPETLTDGTVNLMVWHCTIPGKAGTDWEGGYFPLTLHFSEDYPSKPPKCKFPPNFFHPNVYPSGTVCLSILNEDSGWRPAITVKQILVGIQDLLDQPNPSDPAQTEGYHLFIQDAAEYKKRVRQQAKQYPPIV, from the exons aTGTCTGGAGGTATCGCTCGTGGTCGTCTTGCTGAGGAGCGAAAGGCTTGGCGTAAAAACCATCCACAT GGTTTCGTTGCGAAGCCAGAGACTCTGACCGATGGTACGGTCAATTTGATGGTTTGGCATTGCACTATCCCTGGCAAAGCTGGT ACTGATTGGGAGGGTGGCTACTTCCCACTAACGCTCCACTTCAGTGAAGACTACCCTAGCAAGCCCCCAAAATGTAAATTCCCTCCAAATTTCTTCCACCCTAATGTCTACCCATCTGGAACTGTCTGTCTATCCATTCTTAACGAGGATAGT GGGTGGAGACCAGCCATAACCGTGAAACAAATTCTTGTGGGAATTCAGGACTTGCTTGATCAGCCAAATCCTTCTGATCCTGCCCAGACAGAAGGATATCACCTCTTCATCCAG GATGCTGCGGAGTACAAGAAAAGAGTTCGACAGCAGGCCAAGCAATACCCACCTATTGTGTAA